The genome window ACAACGAAAAGAAACTAAAACCATTCCGCTTCCTTCTAATATACAACATCACAGCGTAACAACGAAAAGAAACTAAAACCAAGGGATATTTGCAGTAAATAGCACAACGGGTAAGTAATAACGAAAAGAAACTAAAACTGCTGACTACCCCCCTCTGGGGGTTTTGACTCTTGTGTAACAACGAAAAGAAACTAAAACATTGTAGCGTTGAATCGCTTCAGATATTGCAGATTGGTAACAACGAAAAGAAACTAAAACATGTATTCTATGCTCTAACAGCGCAACTTTTTCAGTAACAACGAAAAGAAACTAAAACCAGTTTCGGCTTGCTCATAAGTTGCTTTTTGTAAAAGTAACAACGAAAAGAAACTAAAACACTTGCATGGCGTAGTTGAAGCTATTCCGTGTCCTGTAACAACGAAAAGAAACTAAAACATCAACTAAGTAAAATCAGAACTAAAACATGAGAATAAGTAGAGAGGTGCTTAGTTAGTCTATTAAATATTTTTATCATAGTAAGCCACTATTATTTTTTCTTCAGACTTATCTCGACATGAAAATTTCTATTTATAAACTCCTTAACTCTTCACTAAAATTCAACGAATTCACAAAGTATTTGCAGCTTTAATATTTATATAGAACCTTTTTAAATTATATAACGGTTGAAATGATCACCCCTTTAGCTAGTATTGACGTAAAGGTATATTCTCCACTGATAGGAGGTTATGGTGGGACTTCGTATTCTCTAGAGCTAAATGAAGTAGAGCCTATAAGGCCAACTGAAATTAAAGCCTTATGGAGATGGTGGTATAGAGTAGTTCTAAATGACGGTAATAAAACGTATGATGAATTGGATAAGGAAGTTAGTAAGCGTTTGGGTTCCACTTCAGAGGTCTCGAAATACGTTTTACGTGTAACTACGAAGGAGCTTCCCAAATGCGAGAATTACAATAATGAATTTTTCGAGAAATTATATAATGAAATGAGAAAAGGATCAAAAGAAGGAAAAATAATGGACCTACTGTTTGAAACACTAGATAAAATGGAAAGACAGAGCGAATATTCAAAGTTAAAGCCACCTCTTAAGAGACTACATGAAAAAATAAGTAGTATGTATGAGGCTAGGAAATTTTTAGTTCTTCCCAGAGAGGCAGAGGGAGAAAGTGATGAAATCCAAAAAAATGAGAATAAAGAGGGTGTTATAAAATACCTCAAGAGACTTTTCCAGCAAACGTTCTTGTTGGATGAGGAAATTGAAGCTGGAATAGAAGTTTATGGTTTCGATACTTCTACTGCAACTAATGACCTATTGGTTTTACTCTTAGGGCTATTTTTAGATGGGATTGGTTCTGGTAGTAGTAGAGGTTTTGGAAGTATTACGCCCATTAGGATTTCATCTCCCTACATTCCAAAAGATATAATCGAAAGTGTAAACAAAAGGAACTACGAGAAGGCTCTAAAATCGCTTTTTGAGAATTTAAATAAAATGTTTAATTTAAATCTAAGTTTAAAAACTTCTCCACCTGCAAGCGTAAGTGTTAGTAATACCTCGTCTATTAGATATTTCGATTGTTTTATAATAAATACAAGTGATAAACCCTTACTAAGTAC of Sulfolobus sp. E5-1-F contains these proteins:
- the cmr1 gene encoding type III-B CRISPR module RAMP protein Cmr1 produces the protein MITPLASIDVKVYSPLIGGYGGTSYSLELNEVEPIRPTEIKALWRWWYRVVLNDGNKTYDELDKEVSKRLGSTSEVSKYVLRVTTKELPKCENYNNEFFEKLYNEMRKGSKEGKIMDLLFETLDKMERQSEYSKLKPPLKRLHEKISSMYEARKFLVLPREAEGESDEIQKNENKEGVIKYLKRLFQQTFLLDEEIEAGIEVYGFDTSTATNDLLVLLLGLFLDGIGSGSSRGFGSITPIRISSPYIPKDIIESVNKRNYEKALKSLFENLNKMFNLNLSLKTSPPASVSVSNTSSIRYFDCFIINTSDKPLLSTGTRKLVAIARAVNKLEWKREILRKSQQVNMKATTYARSRPGIKKPEFHFHGANIHTFLLGLPRSQRGYGYRVVNREGEDESIRRKSTISFKILGENYILIKVFYAMDFPDELKHFGMYHRQGIEVKNLEVFNSYDNYVNMFDKNNFQFPYVKGTFNFENAYKFAIKIIYDIIK